A region from the bacterium genome encodes:
- the recN gene encoding DNA repair protein RecN, translating into MLKKLYIRNYALINELETDFHAGLNIITGETGAGKSIIIGAMGLLLGDRAQKDSVRQGAEKAVVEGVFYVPKAAAAEAVKNLIELDRDELIIRREVFSNGRSRAFVNDSPVTGAVLSQIGNSLADLHGQHAHQALLNADTHIRYLDSFGMDKDLLDKLNDSFSRFTALNRKLEKLVSLQKTAKEKQELLQFQVKQISDADPKPGEEEELEKEDKILSNAEKIFQTAAELQKMLYEGENSVSENLSQAVSLFTTLVRIDPGLEKWQSECDSARIAVEEISIGLSEYVSSVEFDPEKLQEIRDRLGLFSMLKKKYGTTIEEVLNFFNTAKDELDSIENVEEQINSVKLDLSKEISLLTDFCISVSEMRMELAKKLELRIEESLRELGLGKAVFNVKLIRNSSDSGPVVIDNVRYNVTSDGIDKAEFFISLNSGESIRPLAKVASGGEISRIMLSLKKVFAETDQIPVLIFDEIDSGISGRIARIVGKKLKEVSLNHQVICITHLPQIASLGDAHYSVSKNVDNGRTLTNIRILSDNERVAEIAKLLGGESVTESALQSARELIFEER; encoded by the coding sequence ATGTTAAAAAAATTATACATCAGGAATTATGCATTAATTAATGAGCTGGAAACGGATTTTCATGCCGGCCTTAATATTATTACAGGTGAAACGGGTGCCGGGAAATCGATTATAATAGGAGCAATGGGCCTGCTGCTCGGAGACAGGGCGCAGAAAGATTCAGTAAGGCAGGGTGCGGAAAAAGCAGTTGTGGAAGGTGTTTTTTATGTCCCGAAAGCAGCAGCAGCAGAAGCAGTGAAGAATTTAATTGAATTAGACAGAGATGAATTAATTATCAGGCGGGAGGTTTTTTCAAACGGGAGAAGCAGGGCTTTTGTTAATGACTCGCCTGTTACAGGTGCAGTACTTTCCCAAATAGGTAATTCCCTTGCAGACCTGCACGGCCAGCATGCTCATCAGGCTCTGCTTAATGCAGATACGCACATAAGATACCTTGACAGCTTCGGTATGGATAAAGATCTGCTTGATAAATTGAATGATTCATTTTCAAGATTTACTGCTTTGAACAGAAAGCTCGAAAAGCTTGTTTCCCTACAGAAAACAGCAAAGGAGAAACAGGAGCTTTTGCAGTTTCAGGTGAAGCAAATTTCAGATGCAGATCCCAAACCTGGAGAAGAAGAAGAACTGGAAAAAGAAGATAAAATTCTTTCCAATGCAGAAAAGATATTCCAGACTGCAGCAGAGCTTCAAAAGATGCTGTACGAAGGAGAAAATTCCGTATCTGAAAACCTTTCACAGGCTGTTTCTCTTTTTACAACGCTTGTAAGGATTGACCCCGGCCTTGAAAAATGGCAGAGCGAATGTGATTCCGCGAGGATTGCAGTAGAAGAGATAAGTATCGGGTTGAGTGAGTATGTATCCTCTGTCGAATTTGATCCTGAAAAACTTCAGGAGATAAGAGACAGGCTGGGGCTGTTCTCAATGTTGAAAAAGAAATACGGAACAACAATCGAAGAAGTTTTAAATTTTTTCAATACAGCCAAAGATGAGCTTGACTCAATTGAAAATGTCGAAGAACAGATAAACTCTGTAAAGCTTGATCTTTCAAAAGAGATTAGCCTGCTTACTGATTTCTGCATAAGTGTTTCTGAAATGCGTATGGAACTGGCAAAGAAACTGGAGCTGAGAATAGAAGAATCTCTCAGAGAACTGGGGCTTGGCAAAGCAGTTTTTAATGTCAAATTGATCAGGAACAGTTCGGATTCAGGCCCTGTAGTTATTGATAATGTTCGATATAATGTTACCTCTGATGGAATTGATAAGGCGGAATTTTTCATATCTCTTAACAGCGGGGAATCCATACGCCCTCTTGCAAAAGTAGCATCCGGCGGTGAAATATCGCGGATAATGCTCTCCCTTAAAAAAGTATTTGCAGAGACAGATCAGATTCCTGTTTTGATCTTTGATGAAATTGACAGCGGTATTTCAGGCAGAATTGCGCGTATTGTCGGGAAAAAACTTAAAGAAGTATCACTTAATCACCAGGTAATATGTATTACGCATCTGCCGCAGATTGCGTCTCTCGGAGATGCGCATTACAGCGTTTCTAAAAATGTTGACAACGGGCGCACACTTACAAATATCCGAATTCTTTCAGACAATGAGAGAGTAGCGGAGATTGCAAAACTGCTTGGAGGAGAATCCGTAACTGAATCTGCCCTGCAGAGTGCAAGAGAACTGATTTTTGAAGAAAGGTAA
- the murA gene encoding UDP-N-acetylglucosamine 1-carboxyvinyltransferase, with the protein MDKLVVVGGKKLEGSVRISGAKNAVLPIMAATLLCDGKYEISNVPQLKDVKTMAKLLASIGIEIKFENDNVDIFSQTCSSLEAPYDLVKTMRASIYVLGPLVARFGYAKVSLPGGCAWGPRPVNLHIEGLRRLGAEIEIDSGYIVAKAEKLKGTHISLDLPSVGATGNLLMAASLAEGTTIIENAAKEPEIIALAKFLKSMGADIKGDGTERIEIKGVEKLSPADCEIIPDRIEAATFMVAAHITGGDVIIENMLPEQVSAVTDKLIDSGAEIEINGRSMHVSSDGRVSPVDVTTAVYPGFPTDMQAQWMALMSIASGSSIITDTIFHDRFTHVAELKRLGADITLDNNVAVVKGSEYLSGAPVMSTDLRASASLILAGLVARGRTDVSRVYHIDRGYEKIEEKLKSLGAEIWRDREALIT; encoded by the coding sequence ATGGATAAACTGGTTGTAGTCGGCGGGAAAAAACTTGAGGGCAGTGTCAGAATAAGCGGAGCAAAAAATGCAGTGCTTCCAATAATGGCAGCAACTCTGCTTTGCGATGGAAAGTATGAAATTAGTAATGTCCCGCAGCTTAAAGATGTAAAAACAATGGCAAAATTGCTTGCAAGTATAGGAATAGAAATCAAATTTGAAAATGACAATGTTGATATTTTTTCACAAACGTGTTCAAGCCTGGAAGCTCCTTACGATTTGGTAAAAACAATGAGGGCCTCAATTTACGTGCTTGGGCCGCTTGTTGCGAGATTCGGTTATGCAAAAGTTTCTCTTCCCGGAGGATGTGCATGGGGCCCGCGGCCGGTTAACCTGCACATTGAGGGATTAAGACGCCTCGGTGCAGAAATAGAGATTGATAGCGGATATATTGTAGCAAAAGCTGAAAAATTAAAGGGCACGCATATCTCTCTTGATCTTCCGAGTGTGGGTGCAACAGGCAATTTACTAATGGCTGCCTCTCTCGCAGAGGGAACAACAATTATTGAAAATGCTGCCAAGGAGCCGGAGATTATTGCTCTTGCCAAATTTTTAAAATCTATGGGTGCAGATATAAAAGGTGATGGTACCGAGAGAATAGAAATTAAAGGAGTAGAAAAACTATCGCCTGCAGATTGTGAAATTATTCCGGACAGGATAGAAGCTGCAACTTTTATGGTCGCAGCGCATATTACCGGAGGTGATGTAATAATAGAAAACATGTTACCTGAGCAGGTATCGGCAGTTACAGACAAGCTGATTGACAGCGGCGCTGAAATTGAGATAAACGGCAGATCTATGCATGTAAGTTCTGACGGAAGAGTGTCGCCTGTTGATGTAACAACCGCTGTTTACCCTGGATTTCCCACAGATATGCAGGCTCAATGGATGGCTCTGATGAGTATAGCTTCCGGTTCATCAATAATCACAGATACTATTTTTCATGACAGATTTACTCATGTAGCAGAACTAAAACGTCTTGGCGCTGACATTACTCTTGATAATAATGTTGCAGTTGTTAAGGGATCAGAATATCTCTCAGGTGCTCCTGTTATGTCAACAGATCTGCGTGCAAGTGCATCACTTATTTTGGCCGGCCTTGTAGCAAGAGGCAGAACAGATGTTTCACGTGTCTATCATATAGACCGCGGATACGAAAAAATAGAAGAGAAGCTTAAAAGCCTTGGAGCTGAAATATGGAGAGACAGAGAAGCTCTTATTACATGA
- a CDS encoding DNA polymerase III subunit alpha, which translates to MSSFVHLHNHTHYSLLDGACRIIDMVETAKKYNMEAIAITDHGNMFGAIPFYKKVKAAGIKPIIGIETYVAPDVDSSGNKDNRKKGESRAFHLILLAKDIKGYVNLMKLSSYAYIKGFYYKPRINKEILKEHSEGLVCMSSCIQGEVPYKIIRGDYEGARKAAVFFRDLFKDDYYLEFQDHGIKEEEIARRGLIELSKELSIPVVATNDIHYLKKEHAKAQDILLCIQTGKDFDDPKRMRFTSDQNYFKSPKEMEALFKDIPEAISATLEIAAKCNLTLDLDTNYLPNFTVPESGGEVSLDDYFEKKCREGLTKRYKTVTPELEERFNYELSIIKKMGYTGYFLIVMDFIEYARSQKIPVGPGRGSAAGSVIAYVLGITNIDPIRYDLIFERFLNPERISMPDIDIDFCYERREEIIKYVRQKYGENNVTQIITFGRMNARAVIRDVGRVLKISYGEVDRIAKMIPVQPGTTLKETFRKVKEFREACEKDEIHRRLYEYSLVLEGLARHASTHAAGVVITPGELTDYVPLYKSAHGDVTTQYEMKSLDEVGVLKMDFLGLRTLTVIDQTVRALRDRGIDIDIDTIPLDDEETFKIFANGETIGIFQFESTGMREYLRKLQPTVIEDIIAMNALYRPGPMNWIEDFIDYKHGKKKVEYLHPVAEPVLKETFGVIIYQEQVIKIANVLAGFSLGEGDVLRKAMGKKDTVLMDKKKADFIKGARELHNIPEKRSEEIFALIYKFAEYGFNKSHATCYSVVAYQTAYLKAHYPKEFMAANLTSEMGNSSRVVTLINECSRLGIKVLPPDVNESYYYFSVTDDGIRFGLGAIKNVGKGAIESIIEEREKSGKFKTLYQFCQNINLRLNNKKVIESLVQSGAMDSLEGTRAQKAIFLPRALSMAQNRKQDLIKGQTSIFGESEDNLKLEPDLPEVEPWPQEEMLRKEKALLGIYVSGHPLLKFKDDVNAIARPEIEHIDRKKSGAVVRICGIITELKTNLDRKNRKTAFFTLEDFTGTVRVIAFSSIYEEYEELIRIDEMVVVKGKVDRRDEDSEPNIICSEVMPLENARLKFIKKLCVNINTDLINENDVYAMKDLVKKYPGNCTLLLNVKNNGSDILLQSKDFSINPVPQLLSNLRSIVGDDNVWFEG; encoded by the coding sequence ATGTCCTCTTTTGTACATCTGCATAATCACACACATTATAGCCTGCTTGACGGTGCATGCCGTATTATTGATATGGTTGAGACTGCCAAAAAGTATAACATGGAAGCTATTGCAATTACAGACCATGGGAATATGTTCGGGGCAATACCATTTTATAAAAAAGTAAAGGCTGCAGGAATAAAACCTATCATAGGAATAGAAACTTATGTTGCCCCTGATGTTGATTCTTCGGGAAATAAAGATAATAGAAAGAAAGGGGAATCCAGGGCTTTCCATCTAATACTTCTTGCAAAAGATATTAAAGGATACGTGAATCTTATGAAATTGAGCTCTTATGCATACATTAAGGGCTTTTATTATAAACCGCGTATTAACAAGGAGATTCTTAAAGAACACTCAGAGGGGCTTGTATGTATGAGCAGCTGCATACAGGGGGAAGTACCGTATAAAATAATCAGAGGCGATTACGAAGGAGCACGGAAAGCTGCTGTTTTCTTCAGGGATCTTTTTAAGGATGATTATTATCTTGAATTTCAGGATCACGGTATTAAAGAGGAAGAAATCGCACGCAGGGGGCTGATTGAACTTTCAAAAGAGCTGAGCATTCCCGTTGTAGCTACAAACGATATCCATTACCTGAAAAAGGAGCATGCAAAAGCTCAGGATATACTTTTATGTATACAGACAGGCAAGGATTTTGATGATCCTAAGCGTATGAGGTTTACATCTGATCAGAATTATTTTAAATCTCCAAAAGAGATGGAAGCACTCTTTAAGGATATACCTGAAGCAATATCCGCAACATTGGAGATTGCAGCAAAGTGCAACCTTACTCTTGATCTTGATACAAATTATCTGCCTAATTTTACAGTACCGGAATCAGGAGGAGAAGTATCCCTTGATGATTATTTTGAGAAAAAGTGCCGTGAAGGGTTAACAAAACGGTATAAGACTGTCACACCCGAACTTGAGGAGAGATTCAATTACGAACTTTCAATAATTAAAAAGATGGGTTATACCGGATATTTTCTGATTGTGATGGATTTTATCGAGTATGCCAGGAGCCAGAAAATACCTGTGGGGCCGGGAAGAGGCTCTGCTGCAGGGAGTGTTATTGCTTATGTTCTTGGTATTACAAATATTGACCCGATTAGGTATGATTTGATTTTTGAGAGATTTCTCAATCCCGAAAGAATTTCAATGCCTGATATTGATATTGATTTTTGTTATGAGAGGCGGGAAGAAATAATCAAATATGTCAGGCAGAAATACGGCGAAAATAATGTAACACAGATTATCACTTTCGGAAGAATGAATGCCAGAGCTGTAATTCGGGATGTGGGAAGAGTCCTTAAAATTTCCTACGGAGAAGTAGACAGAATTGCTAAAATGATTCCTGTACAGCCAGGAACAACACTTAAAGAAACTTTCAGAAAAGTCAAAGAATTTCGTGAAGCATGCGAAAAGGATGAAATCCACAGGCGGCTTTATGAATATTCTCTTGTGCTGGAAGGCCTTGCAAGACATGCTTCAACTCATGCTGCAGGCGTTGTAATTACTCCAGGTGAATTAACTGATTACGTCCCTCTTTACAAATCTGCTCACGGGGATGTAACAACCCAGTACGAGATGAAATCTCTTGATGAAGTTGGTGTGCTTAAAATGGATTTTCTGGGCCTTCGGACGCTTACTGTTATAGATCAGACTGTAAGAGCATTAAGGGACAGAGGAATTGATATTGATATAGACACTATACCCCTTGATGATGAAGAAACTTTTAAAATTTTTGCAAACGGAGAAACAATAGGTATTTTCCAGTTTGAAAGTACCGGCATGAGAGAGTATCTCCGTAAACTGCAGCCCACTGTGATTGAAGATATAATTGCAATGAATGCTCTTTACCGCCCGGGCCCGATGAACTGGATTGAAGATTTTATTGATTACAAACACGGAAAGAAAAAAGTCGAGTACCTGCACCCTGTTGCAGAACCTGTACTTAAAGAAACTTTCGGAGTCATTATTTATCAGGAACAAGTGATTAAAATAGCTAATGTTCTTGCAGGTTTCAGCCTTGGCGAAGGCGATGTATTAAGAAAAGCTATGGGTAAAAAAGACACTGTATTGATGGATAAAAAGAAGGCGGATTTTATAAAAGGCGCCAGGGAACTTCACAATATACCGGAGAAAAGATCAGAAGAAATATTTGCACTTATTTACAAATTTGCCGAATACGGCTTTAATAAATCCCATGCAACATGTTATTCAGTTGTAGCATATCAAACTGCATATCTTAAAGCGCATTATCCAAAAGAGTTTATGGCAGCAAACCTTACAAGCGAAATGGGAAACTCAAGCCGTGTTGTAACTTTGATAAATGAATGCAGCAGGCTTGGAATAAAAGTACTGCCACCGGATGTAAATGAGAGCTATTATTATTTTTCGGTTACTGATGATGGAATCAGATTCGGCCTTGGAGCAATAAAGAATGTCGGTAAGGGCGCAATAGAATCAATAATTGAAGAACGTGAAAAAAGCGGAAAATTTAAAACACTGTATCAATTCTGTCAAAATATAAATTTACGGCTTAATAATAAAAAAGTAATTGAAAGCCTTGTACAATCCGGTGCAATGGATTCTCTGGAGGGTACAAGAGCGCAGAAAGCAATTTTTCTGCCGAGGGCATTAAGTATGGCTCAGAACCGCAAACAGGATCTGATAAAAGGCCAAACCTCGATTTTTGGAGAAAGTGAGGATAATCTTAAGCTGGAACCTGATCTCCCGGAAGTTGAGCCCTGGCCGCAGGAAGAGATGCTGCGCAAAGAAAAGGCACTCCTTGGAATATATGTATCAGGACATCCGCTTTTAAAGTTTAAAGATGATGTTAATGCAATTGCACGTCCTGAGATTGAACATATAGACAGAAAAAAATCAGGAGCCGTTGTAAGAATCTGCGGTATTATAACAGAATTGAAAACAAACCTCGACAGAAAAAACCGTAAAACAGCATTTTTTACACTTGAAGATTTTACCGGTACTGTAAGAGTAATAGCATTCTCAAGCATTTATGAAGAGTATGAAGAACTGATAAGAATTGATGAGATGGTTGTTGTCAAGGGTAAGGTGGACAGAAGAGACGAAGATTCGGAACCGAATATAATCTGTTCTGAAGTTATGCCTCTTGAAAATGCAAGATTGAAGTTTATTAAAAAATTGTGTGTAAACATTAATACGGATTTAATTAATGAAAACGATGTTTATGCAATGAAAGATCTTGTAAAAAAATATCCGGGCAATTGCACTTTGCTTTTAAATGTAAAAAATAATGGTTCTGATATACTTCTGCAGTCAAAAGATTTCAGTATTAATCCTGTACCGCAGCTCCTTTCCAATCTCCGATCTATAGTCGGGGATGACAATGTATGGTTTGAGGGATGA